From the Choloepus didactylus isolate mChoDid1 chromosome 22, mChoDid1.pri, whole genome shotgun sequence genome, one window contains:
- the DHX38 gene encoding pre-mRNA-splicing factor ATP-dependent RNA helicase PRP16, with protein MEDTSEDPTIHRLEGTDLDSQVGGLICKTKSAASEQHVFKAPAPRPSLLGLDLLASLKRREREEKDDGEDKKKSRISSYKDWEESKDEQRDAEEDGSDQAGRSSRKDRHYRPARVETPSHPGGVSEEFWERSRQRERERREHGVYASSKEEKDRKKEKSRDRDYDRKRDRDERDRSRHSSRSERDAGSERSSRRNEPESPRHRPKDAATPSRSAWEEEDSGYGSSRRSQWESPSPTPSYRDSERGHRTSTRDRDRSVRSKYSDDTPLPTPSYKYNEWADDRRHLGSTPRLSRGRGRREDGEEGISFDTEEERQQWEDDQRQADRDWYMMDEGYDEFHNPLAYSSEDYVRRREQHLHKQKQKRISAQRRQINEDNERWETNRMLTSGVVHRLEVDEDFEEDNAAKVHLMVHNLVPPFLDGRIVFTKQPEPVIPVKDATSDLAIIARKGSQTVRKHREQKERKKAQHKHWELAGTKLGDIMGVKKEEEPDKALTEDGKVDYRTEQKFADHMKKKSEASSEFAKKKSILEQRQYLPIFAVQQELLTIIRDNSIVIVVGETGSGKTTQLTQYLHEDGYTDYGMIGCTQPRRVAAMSVAKRVSEEMGGSLGEEVGYAIRFEDCTSENTLIKYMTDGILLRESLREADLDHYSAIIMDEAHERSLNTDVLFGLLREVVARRSDLKLIVTSATMDAEKFAAFFGNVPIFHIPGRTFPVDILFSKTPQEDYVEAAVKQSLQVHLSGAPGDILIFMPGQEDIEVTSDQIVEHLEELENAPALAVLPIYSQLPSDLQAKIFQKAPDGVRKCIVATNIAETSLTVDGIMFVIDSGYCKLKVFNPRIGMDALQIYPISQANANQRSGRAGRTGPGQCFRLYTQSAYKNELLTTTVPEIQRTNLANVVLLLKSLGVQDLLQFHFMDPPPEDNMLNSMYQLWILGALDNTGGLTSTGRLMVEFPLDPALSKMLIVSCDMGCSSEILLIVSMLSVPAIFYRPKGREEESDQIREKFAVPESDHLTYLNVYLQWKNNNYSTIWCNDHFIHAKAMRKVREVRAQLKDIMVQQRMSLASCGTDWDIVRKCICAAYFHQAAKLKGIGEYVNVRTGMPCHLHPTSSLFGMGYTPDYIVYHELVMTTKEYMQCVTAVDGEWLAELGPMFYSVKQAGKSRQENRRRAKEEASAMEEEMALAEEQLRARRQEQEKRSPLGSIRSTKIYTPGRKEQGEPMTPRRTPARFGL; from the exons ATGGAGGACACCAGCGAGGATCCCACGATCCATCGATTGGAAGGTACTGATTTGGACTCTCAGGTTGGAGGTCTTATTTGCAAGACCAAAAGTGCGGCTAGTGAGCAGCATGTCTTCAAGGCCCCGGCTCCCCGCCCTTCATTGCTGGGACTGGACTTGTTGGCCTCCCTGAAACGGAGGGAGCGAGAGGAGAAAGATGATGGGGAGGACAAGAAGAAGTCCAGAATTTCTTCCTACAAAGACTGGGAAGAGAGCAAGGACGAGCAGAGGGATGCTGAGGAGGATGGCAGTGACCAGGCTGGCCGAAGTAGCCGAAAAGACAG ACATTACCGACCTGCCCGAGTAGAGACACCATCCCATCCTGGTGGTGTGAGTGAAGAGTTTTGGGAACGCAGTCGGCAGAGAGAGCGGGAGCGGCGGGAACATGGTGTCTATGCCTcttccaaagaggaaaaggaTCGGAAGAAAGAGAAATCACGGGATCGAGACTATGACCGCAAGAGAGACAGAG ATGAGCGGGATAGAAGTAGGCACAGCAGCAGATCGGAGCGAGATGCGGGGTCAGAGCGCAGCAGCAGAAGAAACGAACCAGAGAGCCCACGACATCGACCCAAAG ATGCAGCCACCCCCTCAAGGTCTGCCTGGGAGGAAGAGGACAGCGGTTATGGCAGCTCACGGCGCTCTCAGTGGGAATCGCCCTCCCCGACGCCTTCCTATCGAGACTCAGAGCGTGGCCACCGGACTTCCACTCGAGATCGAGATAG GTCTGTGAGGAGCAAGTATTCTGATGACACGCCTCTGCCAACCCCATCCTACAAGTACAATGAGTGGGCAGATGACAGAAGGCACCTGGGGTCTACCCCGCGTCTGTCCAGGGGCCGAG GAAGGCGCGAGGATGGTGAAGAAGGAATTTCATTTGACACAGAAGAGGAGCGGCAACAATGGGAAGATGACCAGAGG CAAGCTGACCGGGATTGGTACATGATGGATGAGGGATATGATGAGTTCCACAACCCTCTAGCCTACTCTTCTGAGGATTATGTGAGGAGGCGGGAACAGCATTTGCATAAACAAAAGCAGAAGCGCATTTCTGCTCAGCGGAGACAGATCAATGAG GATAATGAGCGCTGGGAGACTAACCGTATGCTCACCAGTGGGGTGGTCCACCGGCTAGAGGTGGACGAAGACTTTGAGGAGGATAACGCAGCCAAGGTGCATCTGATGGTGCACAATTTGGTGCCTCCCTTCCTGGATGGGCGCATTGTCTTCACCAAGCAG CCGGAACCTGTGATTCCAGTTAAGGATGCCACTTCTGACTTGGCCATTATTGCTCGGAAAGGCAGTCAAACAGTGCGGAAGCACAGGGAGCAAAAGGAACGCAAAAAG GCTCAGCACAAACACTGGGAACTGGCTGGGACCAAACTGGGAGATATAATGGGTGTCAAAAAAGAGGAAGAGCCAGATAAGGCACTGACAGAAGACGGGAAAGTGGATTATAG GACAGAGCAGAAGTTTGCGGATCACATGAAAAAAAAGAGCGAAGCCAGCAGTGAATTTGCAAAAAAGAAGTCGATTTTGGAACAGAGGCAGTACCTGCCGATCTTTGCAGTGCAGCAGGAACTTCTCACTATTATCAG AGATAATAGCATTGTGATTGTGGTTGGGGAGACAGGGAGTGGTAAGACcactcagctgacccagtacttaCATGAAGATGGCTACACTGACTATGGAATGATTGGGTGCACCCAGCCACGGCGGGTGGCTGCCATGTCTGTGGCCAAGAGAGTCAGTGAGGAGATGGGTGGAAGCCTTGGTGAGGAG GTGGGTTATGCCATCCGCTTCGAAGACTGCACTTCAGAAAACACCCTGATCAAATACATGACCGATGGGATCCTGCTCCGAGAATCCCTGCGAGAAGCTGACCTGGATCACTACAGTGCCATCATCATGGATGAGGCCCACGAGCGCTCCCTCAACACTGACGTGCTCTTCGGGCTGCTCCGGGAG GTAGTAGCTCGGCGCTCAGACCTGAAACTGATCGTCACATCAGCCACTATGGATGCAGAGAAATTTGCTGCCTTTTTTGGAAATGTTCCCATCTTCCATATCCCTGGTCGTACCTTCCCTGTTGACATTCTCTTCAGCAAG ACCCCGCAGGAGGATTATGTGGAGGCTGCTGTGAAGCAATCCTTGCAGGTACACCTGTCGGGGGCCCCAGGGGACATCCTCATCTTCATGCCTGGTCAAGAGGACATTGAG GTGACCTCAGATCAAATTGTGgaacacttggaggaactagagaatgCACCTGCCTTGGCCGTGCTGCCCATCTACTCCCAGCTGCCTTCTGACCTCCAGGCCAAAATCTTCCAGAAG GCTCCAGATGGTGTTCGGAAGTGTATCGTTGCCACCAACATTGCTGAGACATCTCTGACTGTTGACGGCATTATGTTTGTGATCGATTCTGGTTATTGCAAATTAAAG GTCTTCAACCCCAGGATTGGCATGGATGCTCTGCAGATCTACCCCATCAGCCAGGCCAATGCCAACCAGCGGTCAGGGCGAGCTGGCAGGACGGGCCCAGGTCAGTGTTTCAG GCTCTACACCCAGAGTGCCTACAAGAACGAGCTCCTCACCACCACAGTGCCCGAGATCCAGAGGACCAACCTGGCCAATGTGGTGCTGCTGCTCAAGTCCCTGGGGGTGCAGGACCTGCTGCAGTTCCACTTCATGGACCCGCCTCCGGAGGACAACATGCTCAACTCCATGTACCAGCTCTGGATCCTTGGAGCCCTGGACAACACAG GTGGACTGACCTCTACTGGGCGGCTGATGGTGGAGTTCCCGCTGGATCCGGCCCTGTCCAAGATGCTCATTGTGTCCTGTGACATGGGCTGCAGCTCGGAGATCCTGCTCATTGTCTCCATGCTCTCTGTCCCGGCCATCTTCTACAGGCCCAAG GGCCGAGAGGAGGAGAGTGATCAAATCCGCGAGAAGTTTGCTGTCCCCGAGAGTGATCATTTGACCTACCTTAATGTCTACCTGCAGTGGAAGAACAACAATTATTCCACCATCTGGTGTAACGATCATTTCATCCATGCTAAGGCCATGCGGAAG GTCCGCGAGGTGCGGGCTCAACTTAAGGACATCATGGTGCAGCAGCGGATGAGCCTGGCCTCGTGTGGCACTGACTGGGACATAGTCAGGAAGTGTATCTGCGCTGCCTATTTCCACCAAGCAGCCAAGCTCAAG GGAATTGGGGAGTATGTGAACGTCCGGACAGGGATGCCCTGCCACCTTCACCCCACCAGCTCCCTCTTTGGAATGGGCTACACTCCAGACTACATCGTGTATCACGAATTGGTCATGACCACCAAG GAGTACATGCAGTGTGTGACTGCCGTGGACGGGGAGTGGCTGGCGGAGCTGGGCCCAATGTTCTACAGCGTGAAGCAGGCGGGAAAGTCGCGGCAG GAAAACCGCCGCAGAGCCAAAGAAGAAGCCTCTGCCATGGAGGAGGAGATGGCACTGGCTGAGGAGCAGCTGCGTGCCCGGCGGCAGGAGCAGGAAAAGCGCAGCCCCCTCGGCAGTATCAG GTCTACAAAGATCTACACTCCAGGGCGGAAAGAGCAAGGGGAACCCATGACGCCTCGCCGCACTCCAGCCCGCTTTGGGCTATGA
- the PMFBP1 gene encoding polyamine-modulated factor 1-binding protein 1 — protein sequence MGNPNEVDTGQKLHLAQEQLALAGDKIISLERSLNLYRDKYQASLSNIELLECQVKMLEGELSGIVSQEPENKGDHSQMRICASPGTIQEHQETLKRLSEVWQKVAEKDDLIQELRNKLACSNVMVLEREESLIKLRADFTSYKATHRYPPGSSEECEDIKKILKHLQDQKDSQCLHVAEYQNLVKDLQMELETLSEQKKNILKDVMKLELDLHGLREENSAQIERKEKEASKLQWQLQELELQVTENKKLVLEKEKVLQEKDEMLHKLKKELEHVQCTLKKTETELEKQKLRLIELEMPMKEVNKDKYKTENVALHAELQQLKDRLEEAKQQQKQAAQQAAQYKEQAILADSNLEDSKRKLQSCISLEKKKSDTIQELQKDLQKCQRESSMAENELSSNRKHIEELTSELSEAKRKFESADKERKQLQKTVAKQETQLNDTLDHLKLIQHQNREQASTKDNLEDELQEVKRLLEEKREQLKKSKEQEKLLEKELEAFRQKERRKEKMSKENLRKLEEENENLQAELLHCSTQLDSSLSKHNNTQQVIQELNKEISQQKEAIMNLQTQLDKAVQKEKHCLHKMVSKEAYDELSFKSTICQEDLKQALEKLNRVATETKDLRRSLIQAQDSKARLQEEVATYEERMKKLNTELKKLQGFHQQSEAEVHTFDKKLEEMSRQVLQWQKQHQSDLKILAAKEEQLMMFQVEMAALKEKLLAEEKEPCCLPHVDVLRSTRRSVPKDTCRFYQENDQIMSNMEHWAKEQKITNEKLENKLREQVKCIAKLTSEKDHLQNVMVHLQQENKKLKCEIEERKLKAGHPKLCSKTPGLCKLEILPGERKVCGVSGWKGLPQDLGHRTEVSKFLGTPHFSGSSCC from the exons ATGGGGAATCCTAATGAAGTGGACACCGGGCAGAAGCTCCATCTAGCACAGGAGCAACTTGCCTTGGCCGGGGACAAGATCATCTCCCTAGAAAGGAGCTTAAACCTCTACAGGGATAAATACCAGGCTTCCCTGAGCAACATTGAGCTACTGGAGTGCCAAGTGAAGATGCTGGAGGGAGAACTCAGCGGGATCGTCAGCCAG GAGCCGGAGAACAAGGGTGATCACTCACAGATGCGTATATGCGCTTCTCCCGGCACGATTCAAGAGCATCAGGAGACCCTGAAACGGCTGTCAGAAGTCTGGCAGAAAGTCGCAGAAAAGGATGATTTAATCCAGGAGCTTCGAAATAAACTGGCCTGCAGTAATGTTATG GTTTTAGAGCGTGAAGAATCTTTGATAAAATTACGAGCAGACTTTACTTCCTATAAAGCCACCCACAGATATCCTCCTGGTTCCTCAGAAGAGTGTGAAGACATCAAAAAG ATACTGAAGCACCTGCAGGACCAGAAAGACAGCCAGTGTCTGCACGTGGCGGAGTACCAGAACCTGGTGAAGGACTTGCAGATGGAGCTAGAAACGTTGTCAGAGCAGAAAAAAAACATCCTGAAAG ACGTGATGAAGCTGGAGCTGGACCTGCATGGGCTGCGGGAGGAGAATTCCGCCCAGAttgagaggaaggagaaggaggccTCCAAACTGCAGTGGCAGTTGCAGGAGCTGGAGCTGCAGGTCACAGAGAACAAAAAGCTTGTtttggagaaagagaag GTCCTCCAAGAGAAAGATGAAATGCTGCACAAGCTAAAGAAGGAGCTGGAACATGTTCAGTGTACCCTCAAAAAAACAGAGACAGAGTTAGAGAAGCAGAAACTAAGATTAATAGAACTTGAAATGCCCATGAAGGAGGTTAATAAGGATAAGTACAAAACAGAGAATGTGGCCCTGCATGCTGAGCTCCAGCAGCTGAAGGACAGACTTGAAGAGGCCAAACAACAGCAGAAACAGGCTG CTCAGCAAGCAGCCCAGTATAAAGAACAGGCCATTCTGGCCGACAGTAACCTAGAGGATTCCAAGAGGAAACTACAAAGCTGCATTTCCCTAGAAAAGAAGAAGTCCGATACTATCCAGGAGTTACAGAAAGACCTTCAGAAGTGTCAGAGGGAGTCCTCAATGGCTGAAAATGAACTATCATCCAACAG GAAACACATAGAGGAGCTGACATCAGAACTCTCTGAGGCCAAGAGGAAGTTTGAGAGTGCAGACAAAGAAAGGAAGCAACTTCAGAAGACAGTGGCCAAGCAAGAAACACAGCTGAATGACACCTTAGATCATCTGAAGCTCATTCAGCACCAG AACAGGGAGCAAGCCTCCACCAAAGACAATCTAGAAGATGAACTTCAGGAAGTAAAGAGGTTACTGGAGGAGAAACGGGAGCAGTTGAAAAAGAGCAAAGAACAGGAGAAGTTGCTGGAGAAAGAACTTGAGGCATTccgacagaaagaaagaaggaaagaaaagatg TCAAAGGAGAACTTGAGAAAGTTGGAGGAGGAAAATGAGAATCTCCAAGCAGAGTTGTTGCATTGTTCTACACAACTGGATTCCTCTCTCAGCAAGCACAACAACACCCAGCAAGTCATCCAAGAGCTCAACAAAGAG ATATCCCAGCAAAAGGAAGCTATAATGAATCTGCAGACCCAGCTGGACAAAGCAGTGCAGAAAGAGAAGCATTGTCTTCATAAAATGGTCAGTAAAGAAGCCTATGACGAGTTATCTTTTAAATCAACCATCTGCCAAGAGGACCTGAAGCAAGCCCTGGAGAAG CTCAATCGGGTAGCCACGGAGACAAAGGACCTGCGTCGAAGCTTGATACAGGCTCAAGACTCGAAAGCTCGGCTGCAGGAGGAAGTCGCCACGTACGAGGAGAGGATGAAAAAGCTGAATACGGAATTAAAAAAACTCCAGGGCTTCCACCAGCAGAGTGAGGCGGAG GTGCACACCTTCGACAAGAAGCTAGAGGAGATGAGCAGGCAGGTGCTGCAGTGGCAGAAGCagcaccagagtgacctcaaaATCCTGGCAGCCAAAGAGGAGCAGCTCATGATGTTCCAGGTGGAAATGGCCGCTCTGAAGGAGAAGCTCCTTGCAGAAGAGAAGGAG CCCTGCTGCTTGCCTCATGTGGATGTCCTTCGATCCACCAGAAGATCTGTGCCCAAAGACACCTGTAGGTTCTACCAGGAGAATGATCAGATTATGTCCAACATGGAGCACTGGGCAAAAGAGCAGAA GATCACCAatgagaaactagaaaacaaactCCGTGAACAAGTCAAATGTATCGCCAAACTGACCAGTGAAAAGGA CCACCTCCAAAATGTAATGGTCCATCTGCAGCAGGAAAACAAGAAGCTGAAGTGTGAGATAGAGGAGAGGAAGCTGAAAGCCGGGCACCCCAAGTTATGCAGCAAAACCCCAGGCCTGTGCAAACTGGAGATCCTACCTGGGGAGAGGAAGGTGTGCGGTGTGTCGGGCTGGAAGGGGTTACCCCAGGACTTGGGCCACAGAACCGAGGTCAGCAAGTTCTTGGGGACACCCCACTTCTCAG GTTCCTCATGTTGCTAG